A section of the Felis catus isolate Fca126 chromosome B2, F.catus_Fca126_mat1.0, whole genome shotgun sequence genome encodes:
- the MTRF1L gene encoding peptide chain release factor 1-like, mitochondrial isoform X2 codes for MRSRLLFSAARCLRALRAISPARRHLKCGSLPLEELFAPGGPLRTFLERRARCEAQLQFGGSELLAVAKLLSEKEQELQETEHLLHDENEDLRKLAENEITLCQKQITQLKHQIILLLVPSEETDENDLILEVTAGVGGQEAMLFTSEMFDMYQQYAAFKRWHFETLEYFPNEIGGLRHASASIGGVEAYKHLKFEGGVHRVQRVPKTEKQGRIHTSTMTVAILPQPTEINLVINPKDLRIDTKRASGAGGQHVNTTDSAVRIVHLPTGRRKRRKKYFLIINEEDFPIKTVQFS; via the exons ATGCGGTCTCGGCTTCTGTTTAGTGCTGCCCGGTGTCTTCGGGCGCTCCGGGCTATTAGCCCAGCCCGTCGGCACCTAAAGTGCGGCAGCCTGCCGCTGGAGGAGCTGTTCGCCCCCGGCGGACCTTTGCGGACCTTCCTGGAGCGCCGGGCAAGGTGTGAAGCCCAGTTGCAGTTCGGGGGGTCTGAGCTGCTGGCGGTGGCCAAACTGCTGAGCGAGAAGGAGCAGGAGCTGCAGGAGACCGAGCATTTGCTACACG ATGAAAATGAAGACTTAAGGAAACTTGCAGAGAACGAAATAACTTTAtgccaaaaacaaataactcagctGAAGCATCAG ATTATCTTACTTTTGGTTCCCTcagaagaaacagatgaaaatgatTTGATCCTGGAGGTAACTGCAGGAGTTGGGGGTCAGGAGGCAATGTTGTTTACATCAGAGATGTTCGATATGTATCAGCAATATGCTGCATTTAAAAGATGGCATTTTGAAACCCtggaatattttccaaatgaaatag GTGGCCTTAGACATGCGTCTGCCAGCATTGGAGGTGTAGAGGCCTATAAGCACCTGAAATTTGAAGGTGGTGTACACAGAGTACAAAGAGTGCCAAAAACAGAGAAGCAAGGTCGCATCCATACCAGCACCATGACTGTGGCAATCTTACCCCAACCGACCGAG ATCAATCTGGTAATTAATCCCAAAGATTTGAGAATTGATACTAAACGAGCCAGTGGAGCTGGAGGACAGCATGTAAATACCACGGACAGTGCTGTCCGGATAGTTCATCTTCCAACAG gaagaagaaaaagaaggaaaaagtatttcttgataataaatgaagaagattTTCCTATTAAAACTGTTCAATTCTCATGA
- the MTRF1L gene encoding peptide chain release factor 1-like, mitochondrial isoform X3 produces MPKTNNSAEASEETDENDLILEVTAGVGGQEAMLFTSEMFDMYQQYAAFKRWHFETLEYFPNEIGGLRHASASIGGVEAYKHLKFEGGVHRVQRVPKTEKQGRIHTSTMTVAILPQPTEINLVINPKDLRIDTKRASGAGGQHVNTTDSAVRIVHLPTGVVSECQQERSQLKNREMAMKKLRAKLYSMHLEEETNKRYSARKIQVGTKGRSEKIRTYNFPQNRVTDHRINKSLHDLETFMQGEYLLDELVRSLKDYADYESLVEIISKT; encoded by the exons AtgccaaaaacaaataactcagctGAAGCATCAG aagaaacagatgaaaatgatTTGATCCTGGAGGTAACTGCAGGAGTTGGGGGTCAGGAGGCAATGTTGTTTACATCAGAGATGTTCGATATGTATCAGCAATATGCTGCATTTAAAAGATGGCATTTTGAAACCCtggaatattttccaaatgaaatag GTGGCCTTAGACATGCGTCTGCCAGCATTGGAGGTGTAGAGGCCTATAAGCACCTGAAATTTGAAGGTGGTGTACACAGAGTACAAAGAGTGCCAAAAACAGAGAAGCAAGGTCGCATCCATACCAGCACCATGACTGTGGCAATCTTACCCCAACCGACCGAG ATCAATCTGGTAATTAATCCCAAAGATTTGAGAATTGATACTAAACGAGCCAGTGGAGCTGGAGGACAGCATGTAAATACCACGGACAGTGCTGTCCGGATAGTTCATCTTCCAACAG GTGTTGTTTCTGAATGCCAACAAGAGAGATCTCAACTGAAAAATAGAGAGATGGCTATGAAAAAGCTACGTGCAAAACTGTACAGCATGCATctagaagaagaaacaaataaaagatacAGTGCTAGAAAGATTCag GTTGGAACCAAAGGAAGGTCAGAGAAAATAAGAACATATAATTTTCCACAGAACCGGGTCACAGATCACAGAATAAATAAGTCACTTCATGATCTTGAAACTTTCATGCAAGGGGAATATCTACTGGATGAACTTGTACGGTCATTGAAGGACTACGCTGATTATGAATCTTTAgtagaaattatttccaaaacgtaa
- the MTRF1L gene encoding peptide chain release factor 1-like, mitochondrial isoform X1 — protein sequence MRSRLLFSAARCLRALRAISPARRHLKCGSLPLEELFAPGGPLRTFLERRARCEAQLQFGGSELLAVAKLLSEKEQELQETEHLLHDENEDLRKLAENEITLCQKQITQLKHQIILLLVPSEETDENDLILEVTAGVGGQEAMLFTSEMFDMYQQYAAFKRWHFETLEYFPNEIGGLRHASASIGGVEAYKHLKFEGGVHRVQRVPKTEKQGRIHTSTMTVAILPQPTEINLVINPKDLRIDTKRASGAGGQHVNTTDSAVRIVHLPTGVVSECQQERSQLKNREMAMKKLRAKLYSMHLEEETNKRYSARKIQVGTKGRSEKIRTYNFPQNRVTDHRINKSLHDLETFMQGEYLLDELVRSLKDYADYESLVEIISKT from the exons ATGCGGTCTCGGCTTCTGTTTAGTGCTGCCCGGTGTCTTCGGGCGCTCCGGGCTATTAGCCCAGCCCGTCGGCACCTAAAGTGCGGCAGCCTGCCGCTGGAGGAGCTGTTCGCCCCCGGCGGACCTTTGCGGACCTTCCTGGAGCGCCGGGCAAGGTGTGAAGCCCAGTTGCAGTTCGGGGGGTCTGAGCTGCTGGCGGTGGCCAAACTGCTGAGCGAGAAGGAGCAGGAGCTGCAGGAGACCGAGCATTTGCTACACG ATGAAAATGAAGACTTAAGGAAACTTGCAGAGAACGAAATAACTTTAtgccaaaaacaaataactcagctGAAGCATCAG ATTATCTTACTTTTGGTTCCCTcagaagaaacagatgaaaatgatTTGATCCTGGAGGTAACTGCAGGAGTTGGGGGTCAGGAGGCAATGTTGTTTACATCAGAGATGTTCGATATGTATCAGCAATATGCTGCATTTAAAAGATGGCATTTTGAAACCCtggaatattttccaaatgaaatag GTGGCCTTAGACATGCGTCTGCCAGCATTGGAGGTGTAGAGGCCTATAAGCACCTGAAATTTGAAGGTGGTGTACACAGAGTACAAAGAGTGCCAAAAACAGAGAAGCAAGGTCGCATCCATACCAGCACCATGACTGTGGCAATCTTACCCCAACCGACCGAG ATCAATCTGGTAATTAATCCCAAAGATTTGAGAATTGATACTAAACGAGCCAGTGGAGCTGGAGGACAGCATGTAAATACCACGGACAGTGCTGTCCGGATAGTTCATCTTCCAACAG GTGTTGTTTCTGAATGCCAACAAGAGAGATCTCAACTGAAAAATAGAGAGATGGCTATGAAAAAGCTACGTGCAAAACTGTACAGCATGCATctagaagaagaaacaaataaaagatacAGTGCTAGAAAGATTCag GTTGGAACCAAAGGAAGGTCAGAGAAAATAAGAACATATAATTTTCCACAGAACCGGGTCACAGATCACAGAATAAATAAGTCACTTCATGATCTTGAAACTTTCATGCAAGGGGAATATCTACTGGATGAACTTGTACGGTCATTGAAGGACTACGCTGATTATGAATCTTTAgtagaaattatttccaaaacgtaa